TGGAGTGGAGGCGTTACATGAAAGTCGAACAAAAAACCCctcgtagttttttttattgctgttgtaggcagacgagcatataatGGTAATGGTGGTAatagcccacctaatggtgagtggttaccgtcgcccatggccgTCAGTAATACAGCGATTAACGTTGGAACGGCACCTGGATAGGATAAGGGGGACGAGATGACGGCGCGATATTCTGTGATTGACTTTAGCTATCCTTTAACACCCAGAGCTTTCTGTGCGTTCATACTTCATTCTTTGCTCACGTCACTTCGGATccacccgatccactaacggtgcttttaggtaccccaagtacTGGTCATCGTTTTCGCCGAACTTGTCGCTTGCTACGAAGGgccggcgagtaaattaacccacagacacagcccactaagtttctcgcccgatcttctcagtggatcgcgtttccgatccgatggtagattctgcgaagcacggctcttgctagggttcgtgttaacaacaacgtcaggtttgagccccgtgagttcacctactcgcccggttacgctgatatggtctctcaataccatcagcttagataggaaaaaaaaacaacttcatTCTCATAACACCTATTGTTGTCATATTTCATACCTTCCTCGACCATATTCTTGCATAGATTCTTCTTCCAATCTATATACCAATCCAAttccaatatattattatacattgttACGGAAaactaatttagttttttatttcgaAAACTTTCACagtcgttttgttttttatcgaTTGTCGTCTATCTCGCGTTTATGCTAAATATGTTCAATTGCGTGTAGACAAggagaaattaaaatttcattgctATTTCTATTTTCGATTTTAACATGAAAACAATGCGAGCATGTAAATTCATTGTGTGATCGCAGTTATCCGGTTGCTTGCACGTCACTTGCGTTTTCGCTTGTACTAAGCTTGATCAAAGATATTGtttaggaaaataaaataaattgctacatcgattacaaatacatattatattagcCATACTTCCAACAGCGAATTCAGGTTAATGAAATGGTAGTTCCATTTTTGCGGCGGATTATTCAACCGCCAGATCATTAGGCCACGTTTTTTTGTATGTTGCTGTGTGAGATATTTTGGAAAGAGctgtattcaataaaaaatcccAGTATAACGTTTTCAGCTAAGCCTCAAATTGTTGCGACATCATTCGActttcattcgcgaagcagctagtctagagttgttaggtctcgcTTGGAGGTGATCGGGTAACTGTTAACAAatcccctcctgactgagcccttgctcgctcacctgctctggtaaaactggaaagacctccgggccaccaggaatctctcaaacataaaaaaaatgtgggcgCGACATATGCTGGAAAGGACAAGGGGACGAATTGGCATCCGTAACTAAAGATTACTTGCCACGAACCGAGATCGGAGAGCACAGCGCGTTACCCCATTCATTTTTCTTTGTCATAATATCAACAATACACGAgacgtatatatatttatatacaatatGGTATGTAGTATATATCCTACATAAAGAACAACCTCAAACTCAACTTGATCATGGATGTTTCATAGCTGCGTACTCGTCGATTTCAAAACTTCTTACTCTGATTTTAAAATCCACGGCATTGATATCGAAtagatacttttaattttattgctatattatactactactactagttaTACTACCCTAACGCTCATCCAATAGAAATAACCCAATGTCGGGAGCACAACCGGGCCACAAAGCATTTGAACAGCATGTATTATTTCAtgtgtttaaaacaattttttttgtgttacagAGGCACGCCCGAAATGGCAGTTCCTACCGCAAGCACCGGGTTACGTGCCCGTTTACATCAGGAGCGGAGACACGCCCCTCGAAGAAATCAATCCTGATTTGGCTGAAGCTTTCAACGCTCTGCCCGCCGGAAGAAGCGCTGGTAAAGATGTCGAAGCAGCCCCAGAAATTCCCGAACACTACTCATCAAAACTTAATGTGCCCGAAAACCCAGAAATTGGTGATAGCCGCTCTTAAATATCGAAATTTCTCGAAGAGGGCTCAGATACGATAAATTTTTAACGtaaattatactattttttaagttaattttagtgTGTAATAAGTTAGTTTAAGAAATTCCCTTTTTGTTTATTGACTCTATGATTATTGTGGGCATCACTAAACCATTGTAATTTTAACGAAAGTGatttttacatatttcattttttgtaacacaatttttttaatatggtaATATTTTAATCCATTGTCTACTTGCCActattaattaatgttaatatttaaatactaagAAGTTAATTTAACTTGCCATAATTTATGTTAACTTTTTATTAcgattaaaaaatacaaaacacatAGTTCGTCTATTATTACACAAGCGGTtatgacaaaaatattttgaatttccttacatatattttgttatagatTGTATTCTGTCGACTTTTAAGGGAGATCGCCATTATTAaccaataatatataaaaagcaACAATAAGGAGCGGCTTAGATGTTCCCCTTGGCATCTCTGATCTCCATCTCTAACGGTGACCACATACCAGCTACcaggtgtgccgtatgctcctacgcctacaatggcaataaaaggGAGATAAAACGCACACcacacactggtggtaggacctcttgtgagtccgcacgggtaggtaccaccaccctgcttatttctgccgtgaagcagtaatgtgtttcggtttgaagggtggggcagccgttgtagctatactgagacctcagaacttatatcgcaaggtgggtagcgtatttacgttgtagatatatatgggccTATGTTATTCCTGAACCAAACACAATGACACACGATGTCCGTAGAGGACCCGATGAGCAGTCTTGACTTATTTCCGACTTAAGTTTCTACAAATTAAGGCTTGATTTTCTACTCACTTTTTAGTAATTATAACAAAAGGAAACGAATAAACGCTAATTGATAAGATTGATATTGTGCCATAGATATACAAAAAACGATGTGCGCTAAATaaagtacatatcgacgcttgaaaggcaaacgtgactaagcgacaatgcgtgaaattatagtagactaatttaaagttgaaatacctaaaaacaaaatttattttaacgaatctagctgtagtagaatctagctgtagtagaaatctaggattgaaatgattttaatagacctagaaatatatattttttgcgcatcgaatatggttattgcctatcatttatgtacaaagcagttattgtcgcttagtcatgtttgcatGTTCATTGTCATACAAGCAAtcaatttacttaaatttattttccctTTTTTGATCTACCTATACTAGTGACCTCGAGgagtcatactagattcaccaaactagtaggtgagcttgcagggctcaaacctgacgttatttctaacacgaaccctagcaagagccgtgcttcggagaatctaccaccggatcggaaacgcgacccactgagaagatctttATTCcctattaatactttttataacAAGCTTTTAGTACCCCTGTTTGTATGCAACACATGCATCAAGAacagatgacaatacaataattttacattttcctTACCGGTATCAGCAGAATAAAAAAGGATGGAAGTAATttttggaagtttttttttttaaatctaagcGTTTAAATCAAACGTTTTTATACTACATATTGACGGAAGTAAGCGGAATAAGGCTTAAAGTTCACAAACTCAACTTTACACGTGAATCTAATTATTTAGCCCAAAATGCAAGTTACGATATTAACGATATTCTCCTGTCGATATATTATATCGATTCACAGCGGTTACTAACGCTTGATATTttactgttttcttttttattgcccgtgtaggcagacgagcatacgccccacctgatggtgagtggttaccgtcgcccatggacttcagcaatgccaggggcagagccaagccgctgcctaccgttaagtactctccacaagcctcgtttgaagaaggatatttcatagcgctcgggaaacaccgtggaagggagctcattccatagccggatggtacgtggcaaaaaagatctctggaaacgcactgtggatgaccgcagtggctccaggcagtatgtatgaactctactccggtggcgggcggtgcgatggtaaaaacgagatggtggTATCTTTTACGCATATAAACAACTGTGGCAAGTCGGATACAGTAGGTAAATGATGAATTCACATATCAATGGGGAAGTTGAAGCAGTACTTTTCTCATTACTGCTctatataaatacaattattttaattgcagACACTATGGAGAGTATTCGGgtaatgtaataattaaaactacataaacACTTCTTCCTCgcgtttcttttatttttatttcgggaTACTTAACATTTTTTGTCATCAACCGATTCTTGATAGCCTTTAGgcattgccgatgtccatgaACCACGgtgactactcaccatcagatggcgCGTACGCTCGACCGCCTattaaggcaataaaataaccaTGAATACAATTCACGACCGGCGCATTGTCAACATCACGTTTATCTCCCATATAATGGTTCTTAAATTCGTTATAACTTCTTTTAGTTGCTTGTTTTTTAACACCACCTGcaacatgaaaaaaaataatgtttaataataatacctatttAATAGCCGACTTAGcgtaataggtgtatggctctaataaagaataaaaaaaataaaaactatttaatattaatcatggTTCAAACTAACAAatcgaactcacggcccacgtgatgTTAAGCGttcattggagcccatagacatcaacaacgtaaacgtagctacccaccttgagacatgaattctaagtctcagtatttcagaacaacagctgccccgcccttgaaaccggaacgcatttttattgcttaaatgggtggacgagctcacaacccacctggtgttaagtggttactggagcccatagacattcacaacgtaaatgcgccacccaccttgagatataagttctaaggtctcagtatagttacaacggctgcgccacccttcaaaccgaaacgcattactgcttcacggcagaaataggcggggtggtggtacctacccgtgcgaactcacaagacgccctaccactaaCAAAATTGCcgacagtttaaaaaaaaaggtagatagATTGAGTACTTGTTCAGTCAATTCCGTGTTTTCTTCTAGGGCGAGTCGATAGGACTCTGTGTTGCGACGCTCGTCCAATGTTTTATTTTCGGCTTCATCCTTTAACGGTATTAGACTTTCCATGTGCGTGTATTCCATGCCCTGGGAAttacataaagaaaaaataaatctttatattaaCGAAAACAGCTCCACGGATGTtgtaatttagaaaaataaaagatgtgtggtgtcgtgggacgccggataggaacgaagttccttattataaaaatattaattttaagttctattcgaggtataaagaaaataaaactggaggtttcgcaacaacccacggtcattcggtaacatgcgaacttattgtggtacacttcattcacagttgtttgcataagtcagtgtattgtgcaaacgaacgctctgagatcgtggttaatgaatgataaaaaaaatatgttattttttgtacgttattacaaagttaagtcgtacactatatgtgcattactaataaaaatcttacgttacggacgttttttcccggttagggtacccctccgcatcgtcccataaggaacttcgttccaaaaattgaaAACTGTAACATTTTCCACGAATAAACTTGCTTGTAACTAAACTGTCTGGTCCTTAAACTACCCAGTCATATACAGTACTCATTTCATATTGCAATGCCGATACGAGTACCGCCATCTGTCGTCAAATAACAAAAGCGGATATCTGTAAAAACAGAAACATTCGAGAATGTTTCAGTGGTCTAATGACCCAGAAAATCTTTTCGATATAGGCAGGATGAGTCTAGAACATTCTCGAATGTTCTGAAAAATTTTAGACATAATCgattaaattattaaagctTAAGACAAGCGAAACGAAGACGGTTCTATTCGAAGCGAAGCCACAGACGacttcttaataaaaaaaatcacttcttTCGCTACTCATTAACGTAATGAAATCTATTTTACATTAAAGATTAGACATATAAAAAATGTCATTAACCTGACAAGTTTCATTGCATTTTTCATAGATCAATCGAAGTCTCTTGAACAATAGTCTAATAGTGCGGAGTTGTTCTTGCATTTTCGCTTTCTTATCGTTGCTGGCGTTCTCGCCGTGCTGTGTTCCATTCGGTGGCTGTAAAAACATACAATAGGCAATAGAACAACaattcaacggccgtctggtgtagtggtaagtgacatggtcactacacaagggggtcgcgggttcgaatcccgccaagggaagatatttgtatgatgaatataaatatcttttccagggttatggatgtatattaaatatatgtatgtgtataataaaaatcttaaatttatttccgttatctggtacctataacacaagttctttacgaacttatcacaggTCTAGGTTTAATGTTTTGAATAATTCAATAAAGTGCAATTAATGATTACTATACCTGTATAGCTTTTAAAGTTTGAAATACATCTTGCGTTCGACTTACTATGTCTTGCACGGTCTCTTGTCCAAATCTGAAATGCATTCAAttctgtagtcgtcgtggcctaaaaggataagacgtccggtgcattcgtgttgagtgatgcaccggtgttcgaatctcaggcgggtaccaatt
The Bombyx mori chromosome 5, ASM3026992v2 DNA segment above includes these coding regions:
- the LOC101740300 gene encoding uncharacterized protein LOC101740300, with protein sequence MYKSFVLLCVVCCIVVEARPKWQFLPQAPGYVPVYIRSGDTPLEEINPDLAEAFNALPAGRSAGKDVEAAPEIPEHYSSKLNVPENPEIGDSRS
- the LOC101740073 gene encoding mediator of RNA polymerase II transcription subunit 30 isoform X1; amino-acid sequence: MAGQGHQFPSNFQANAAGMRSGFGGGPMGAQMQTMPNQLAGVMGGPMGNTGGMVGMGNQMVPPYGAIQNQMGNMGIGPQGMGVGVGGNPAASMGPQGVQQPGTMQASAVSAQPTAPPAQPSVNQPPQNKEFNTASLCKFGQETVQDIVSRTQDVFQTLKAIQPPNGTQHGENASNDKKAKMQEQLRTIRLLFKRLRLIYEKCNETCQGMEYTHMESLIPLKDEAENKTLDERRNTESYRLALEENTELTEQVVLKNKQLKEVITNLRTIIWEINVMLTMRRS